Proteins encoded by one window of Fusarium graminearum PH-1 chromosome 1, whole genome shotgun sequence:
- a CDS encoding glucose-6-phosphate 1-dehydrogenase: MELKQNTTIVVLGASGDLAKKKTYRNQFLPKDVKIVGYARTKMDHDEYIRRIKSYIKTPTKEIEQQLEDFAALCTYVSGQYDKDESFQGLEQHLQEVEASRPENHRLFYMALPPSVFTIVSQHLKKICYPKNGIARVIVEKPFGKDLASSRELQKSLEPDWNEQELFRIDHYLGKEMVKNILILRFGNSFLGATWNRHHIDNVQITFKEPFGTEGRGGYFDEFGIVRDVMQNHLLQVLTLLAMERPISFNAEDIRDEKVRVLRAIPAIEPKNVIIGQYGKSLDGSKPAYREDDTVPQDSRCPTFCALVAYIKNERWDGVPFIMKAGKALNEQKTEIRIQFKDVTSGIFKDIPRNELVMRIQPNESVYIKMNSKLPGLSMQTVVTELDLTYRRRFSDLKIPEAYESLVLDCLKGDQSNFVRDDELDASWRIFTPLLHYLDDNKEIIPMEYPYGSRGPAVLDDFTSSYGYKFSDAAGYQWPTTNAAAAPNKL; encoded by the exons ATGGAGCTCAAGCAGAACACGACAATCGTCGTGCTCGGTGCTTCTGGTGATCTggcgaaaaagaagacg TACCGAAACCAGTTCCTTcccaaggatgtcaagattgtcggATATGCCCGTACTAAGATGGATCACGACGAATATATTCGACGCATCAAGTCATACATAAAGACCCCTACAAAGGAGATTGAGCAACAACTTGAAGACTTCGCCGCGCTTTGCACCTATGTCTCTGGTCAGTACGACAAGGACGAGTCCTTCCAGGGTCTCGAGCAGCACCTCCAGGAGGTTGAAGCAAGCCGTCCTGAGAACCACCGTCTCTTCTATATGGCGCTCCCCCCCAGTGTTTTCACCATTGTTTCTCAGCACCTCAAGAAGATCTGTTACCCCAAGAACGGCATCGCGCGTGTCATT GTCGAGAAGCCTTTCGGCAAGGATCTTGCCAGCTCCCGTGAGCTTCAAAAGTCCCTCGAGCCTGATTGGAACGAGCAGGAGCTGTTCCGAATTGACCATTACCTTGGTAaggagatggtcaagaacaTCCTGATCCTTCGATTTGGTAACTCTTTCCTCGGCGCTACGTGGAACCGACACCACATCGACAACGTTCAGATCACATTCAAGGAGCCATTTGGTACCGAGGGACGTGGAGGTTACTTTGACGAGTTTGGTATCGTTCGTGATGTTATGCAgaaccatcttcttcaggtTCTCACTCTCCTGGCTATGGAGCGACCTATTTCCTTCAACGCCGAGGATATTCGTGACGAGAAGGTCCGCGTCCTTCGCGCCATCCCTGCTATCGAGCCCAAGAACGTCATCATCGGCCAGTACGGCAAGTCTCTCGACGGCAGCAAGCCCGCCTATCGCGAGGATGACACCGTTCCTCAGGATTCACGATGCCCGACTTTCTGCGCCCTGGTCGCATACATCAAGAACGAACGTTGGGACGGTGTGCCTTTCATCATGAAGGCCGGAAAGGCTCTCAACGAGCAGAAGACCGAGATCCGCATCCAGTTCAAGGATGTTACATCGGGTATCTTTAAGGATATTCCCCGAAACGAGCTTGTCATGCGTATTCAGCCCAACGAGAGTGTTTATATCAAGATGAACTCCAAGTTGCCTGGTCTCAGCATGCAAACTGTTGTCACCGAGCTTGATTTGACCTACCGAAGACGATTCTCCGACCTCAAGATCCCCGAGGCTTACGAGTCACTTGTCCTTGACTGCCTCAAGGGTGATCAGTCCAACTTTGTCcgtgatgatgaacttgatgccAGTTGGCGCATCTTTACACCCCTGCTCCACTACCTGGACGACAACAAGGAGATTATCCCTATGGAGTATCCTTATG GCTCTCGCGGCCCTGCTGTCCTTGACGACTTCACCTCGTCTTATGGCTACAAGTTTAGTGATGCTGCTGGCTACCAATGGCCAACTACcaacgctgctgctgcacccAACAAGTTGTAA
- a CDS encoding casein kinase II subunit beta-2 yields MREAIEKSARHLYGLVHARYIVTTRGLSKMLDKYKKAEFGKCPRVMCHSHPLLPMGLSDVPNLKPVKLYCARCEDIYNPKSSRHAAIDGAYFGTSFHNILFQVYPALIPTKSVDRYVPRVYGFKVHASAALIRWQSSKRDEMRRRLRKLEIDTGFRDEMEDEEEDDDEELEFEGIDGRMAVVEGL; encoded by the exons ATGCGCGAGGCCATAGAGAAATCTGCAAGGCACCTTTACGGTCTCGTGCATGCTCGCTATATTGTTACGACTAGAGGTCTATCAAAAATG CTTGACAAGTACAAAAAGGCCGAGTTTGGAAAATGCCCTCGTGTCATGTGTCACTCCCACCCCCTCCTTCCTATGGGTCTCTCTGATGTCCCCAACCTAAAGCCAGTCAAGCTCTACTGTGCCAGATGCGAGGACATCTACAATCCCAAATCATCGCGCCATGCCGCCATTGACGGCGCTTACTTTGGCACCTCGTTCCATAACATCCTCTTTCAGGTGTATCCCGCCCTCATCCCCACCAAGAGCGTGGACCGATATGTCCCCCGCGTGTACGGATTCAAGGTCCACGCTTCTGCGGCCCTGATTCGCTGGCAGAGCTCCAAGCGCGATGAGATGCGTCGTCGACTTCGCAAGCTTGAGATCGACACTGGTTTCCGCgacgagatggaggatgaagaagaagatgatgacgaggaacTCGAGTTTGAGGGAATAGATGGCCGCATGGCTGTCGTTGAGGGCCTTTAG